One window of the Falco biarmicus isolate bFalBia1 chromosome 2, bFalBia1.pri, whole genome shotgun sequence genome contains the following:
- the FAM76B gene encoding protein FAM76B isoform X4, whose protein sequence is MAAAAAAAAPALYACTKCNQRYPFEELSQGQQLCKECRIAHPIVKCTYCRSEFQQESKTNTICKKCAQNVKQFGTPKPCQYCNIIAAFIGTKCQRCTNSEKKYGPPQTCEQCKQQCAFDRKEEGRRKVDGKLLCWLCTLSYKRVLQKTKEQRKSLGSSHSNSSSSSLTEKDQHHSKHHHHHHHRHSSSHHNHKSSAAIQNETPKKKPKLESKPSNGDSSINQSADSGGTDNFVLISQLKEEVMSLKRLLQQRDQTILEKDKKLTELKADFQYQESNLRTKMNSMEKAHKETVEQLQAKNRELLKQVAALSKGKKFDKSGSILTSP, encoded by the exons atggcggcggcggccgcggcggccgccccggctCTTTACGCCTGCACCAAGTGCAACCAGCGCTACCCCTTCGAGGAGCTctcccagggccagcagctgtgcaag GAGTGTCGGATCGCCCACCCCATCGTGAAATGCACTTACTGCCGGTCGGAGTTCCAGCAGGAGAG CAAAACTAATACGATATGCAAGAAATGCGCCCAAAACGTGAAGCAGTTTGGAACG CCCAAGCCTTGTCAGTATTGTAACATTATTGCAGCATTTATTGGCACAAAGTGTCAGCGTTGCACCAACTCTGAGAAGAAgtacggcccaccacagacgtGCGAACAGTGTAAACAGCAGTGTGCTTTTGATCgaaaagaggagggaaggaggaag GTTGATGGAAAGTTGTTGTGTTGGCTCTGCACATTGTCCTACAAGAGAGTGctacagaagacaaaagaacagAGGAAGAGCCTAGGATCTTCACATTCTAACTCCTCATCCTCATCTCTTACTGAGAAAGACCAGCATCATTCAAAACACCATCACCACCATCATCATCGTCACAGCAGCAGTCATCATaa cCATAAATCCTCTGCAGCTATTCAGAATGAAActccaaagaaaaaacccaaactggaATCCAAGCCATCAAATGGAGATAG ctCTATAAATCAGTCAGCAGACAGTGGAGGAACTGACAACTTTGTCCTTATAAGTCAACTGAAAGAAGAAGTAATGTCACTTAAACGTCTTCTGCAGCAAAGAGATCAGactattttagaaaaagataaaaag TTGACAGAACTGAAGGCAGACTTCCAGTACCAGGAGTCTAACTTGAGGACAAAGATGAACAGTATGGAGAAAGCTCACAAGGAAACTGTGGAACAGTTGCAG GCCAAAAACAGAGAACTGCTCAAACAGGTTGCAGCATTGTCAAAGGGTAAAAAGTTTGATAAAAGTGGGAGTATACTAACATCTCCTTGA
- the FAM76B gene encoding protein FAM76B isoform X6, whose product MAAAAAAAAPALYACTKCNQRYPFEELSQGQQLCKECRIAHPIVKCTYCRSEFQQESKTNTICKKCAQNVKQFGTPKPCQYCNIIAAFIGTKCQRCTNSEKKYGPPQTCEQCKQQCAFDRKEEGRRKVDGKLLCWLCTLSYKRVLQKTKEQRKSLGSSHSNSSSSSLTEKDQHHSKHHHHHHHRHSSSHHKISNLSPEQDQGLWKQSSINQSADSGGTDNFVLISQLKEEVMSLKRLLQQRDQTILEKDKKLTELKADFQYQESNLRTKMNSMEKAHKETVEQLQAKNRELLKQVAALSKGKKFDKSGSILTSP is encoded by the exons atggcggcggcggccgcggcggccgccccggctCTTTACGCCTGCACCAAGTGCAACCAGCGCTACCCCTTCGAGGAGCTctcccagggccagcagctgtgcaag GAGTGTCGGATCGCCCACCCCATCGTGAAATGCACTTACTGCCGGTCGGAGTTCCAGCAGGAGAG CAAAACTAATACGATATGCAAGAAATGCGCCCAAAACGTGAAGCAGTTTGGAACG CCCAAGCCTTGTCAGTATTGTAACATTATTGCAGCATTTATTGGCACAAAGTGTCAGCGTTGCACCAACTCTGAGAAGAAgtacggcccaccacagacgtGCGAACAGTGTAAACAGCAGTGTGCTTTTGATCgaaaagaggagggaaggaggaag GTTGATGGAAAGTTGTTGTGTTGGCTCTGCACATTGTCCTACAAGAGAGTGctacagaagacaaaagaacagAGGAAGAGCCTAGGATCTTCACATTCTAACTCCTCATCCTCATCTCTTACTGAGAAAGACCAGCATCATTCAAAACACCATCACCACCATCATCATCGTCACAGCAGCAGTCATCATaa AATCAGCAATCTGAGTCCAGAACAAGATCAGGGACTATGGAAACAGAG ctCTATAAATCAGTCAGCAGACAGTGGAGGAACTGACAACTTTGTCCTTATAAGTCAACTGAAAGAAGAAGTAATGTCACTTAAACGTCTTCTGCAGCAAAGAGATCAGactattttagaaaaagataaaaag TTGACAGAACTGAAGGCAGACTTCCAGTACCAGGAGTCTAACTTGAGGACAAAGATGAACAGTATGGAGAAAGCTCACAAGGAAACTGTGGAACAGTTGCAG GCCAAAAACAGAGAACTGCTCAAACAGGTTGCAGCATTGTCAAAGGGTAAAAAGTTTGATAAAAGTGGGAGTATACTAACATCTCCTTGA
- the FAM76B gene encoding protein FAM76B isoform X3: protein MAAAAAAAAPALYACTKCNQRYPFEELSQGQQLCKECRIAHPIVKCTYCRSEFQQESKTNTICKKCAQNVKQFGTPKPCQYCNIIAAFIGTKCQRCTNSEKKYGPPQTCEQCKQQCAFDRKEEGRRKVDGKLLCWLCTLSYKRVLQKTKEQRKSLGSSHSNSSSSSLTEKDQHHSKHHHHHHHRHSSSHHNHKSSAAIQNETPKKKPKLESKPSNGDSSSINQSADSGGTDNFVLISQLKEEVMSLKRLLQQRDQTILEKDKKLTELKADFQYQESNLRTKMNSMEKAHKETVEQLQAKNRELLKQVAALSKGKKFDKSGSILTSP, encoded by the exons atggcggcggcggccgcggcggccgccccggctCTTTACGCCTGCACCAAGTGCAACCAGCGCTACCCCTTCGAGGAGCTctcccagggccagcagctgtgcaag GAGTGTCGGATCGCCCACCCCATCGTGAAATGCACTTACTGCCGGTCGGAGTTCCAGCAGGAGAG CAAAACTAATACGATATGCAAGAAATGCGCCCAAAACGTGAAGCAGTTTGGAACG CCCAAGCCTTGTCAGTATTGTAACATTATTGCAGCATTTATTGGCACAAAGTGTCAGCGTTGCACCAACTCTGAGAAGAAgtacggcccaccacagacgtGCGAACAGTGTAAACAGCAGTGTGCTTTTGATCgaaaagaggagggaaggaggaag GTTGATGGAAAGTTGTTGTGTTGGCTCTGCACATTGTCCTACAAGAGAGTGctacagaagacaaaagaacagAGGAAGAGCCTAGGATCTTCACATTCTAACTCCTCATCCTCATCTCTTACTGAGAAAGACCAGCATCATTCAAAACACCATCACCACCATCATCATCGTCACAGCAGCAGTCATCATaa cCATAAATCCTCTGCAGCTATTCAGAATGAAActccaaagaaaaaacccaaactggaATCCAAGCCATCAAATGGAGATAG tagctCTATAAATCAGTCAGCAGACAGTGGAGGAACTGACAACTTTGTCCTTATAAGTCAACTGAAAGAAGAAGTAATGTCACTTAAACGTCTTCTGCAGCAAAGAGATCAGactattttagaaaaagataaaaag TTGACAGAACTGAAGGCAGACTTCCAGTACCAGGAGTCTAACTTGAGGACAAAGATGAACAGTATGGAGAAAGCTCACAAGGAAACTGTGGAACAGTTGCAG GCCAAAAACAGAGAACTGCTCAAACAGGTTGCAGCATTGTCAAAGGGTAAAAAGTTTGATAAAAGTGGGAGTATACTAACATCTCCTTGA
- the FAM76B gene encoding protein FAM76B isoform X8, which translates to MAAAAAAAAPALYACTKCNQRYPFEELSQGQQLCKECRIAHPIVKCTYCRSEFQQESKTNTICKKCAQNVKQFGTPKPCQYCNIIAAFIGTKCQRCTNSEKKYGPPQTCEQCKQQCAFDRKEEGRRKVDGKLLCWLCTLSYKRVLQKTKEQRKSLGSSHSNSSSSSLTEKDQHHSKHHHHHHHRHSSSHHNSINQSADSGGTDNFVLISQLKEEVMSLKRLLQQRDQTILEKDKKLTELKADFQYQESNLRTKMNSMEKAHKETVEQLQAKNRELLKQVAALSKGKKFDKSGSILTSP; encoded by the exons atggcggcggcggccgcggcggccgccccggctCTTTACGCCTGCACCAAGTGCAACCAGCGCTACCCCTTCGAGGAGCTctcccagggccagcagctgtgcaag GAGTGTCGGATCGCCCACCCCATCGTGAAATGCACTTACTGCCGGTCGGAGTTCCAGCAGGAGAG CAAAACTAATACGATATGCAAGAAATGCGCCCAAAACGTGAAGCAGTTTGGAACG CCCAAGCCTTGTCAGTATTGTAACATTATTGCAGCATTTATTGGCACAAAGTGTCAGCGTTGCACCAACTCTGAGAAGAAgtacggcccaccacagacgtGCGAACAGTGTAAACAGCAGTGTGCTTTTGATCgaaaagaggagggaaggaggaag GTTGATGGAAAGTTGTTGTGTTGGCTCTGCACATTGTCCTACAAGAGAGTGctacagaagacaaaagaacagAGGAAGAGCCTAGGATCTTCACATTCTAACTCCTCATCCTCATCTCTTACTGAGAAAGACCAGCATCATTCAAAACACCATCACCACCATCATCATCGTCACAGCAGCAGTCATCATaa ctCTATAAATCAGTCAGCAGACAGTGGAGGAACTGACAACTTTGTCCTTATAAGTCAACTGAAAGAAGAAGTAATGTCACTTAAACGTCTTCTGCAGCAAAGAGATCAGactattttagaaaaagataaaaag TTGACAGAACTGAAGGCAGACTTCCAGTACCAGGAGTCTAACTTGAGGACAAAGATGAACAGTATGGAGAAAGCTCACAAGGAAACTGTGGAACAGTTGCAG GCCAAAAACAGAGAACTGCTCAAACAGGTTGCAGCATTGTCAAAGGGTAAAAAGTTTGATAAAAGTGGGAGTATACTAACATCTCCTTGA
- the FAM76B gene encoding protein FAM76B isoform X7, whose product MAAAAAAAAPALYACTKCNQRYPFEELSQGQQLCKECRIAHPIVKCTYCRSEFQQESKTNTICKKCAQNVKQFGTPKPCQYCNIIAAFIGTKCQRCTNSEKKYGPPQTCEQCKQQCAFDRKEEGRRKVDGKLLCWLCTLSYKRVLQKTKEQRKSLGSSHSNSSSSSLTEKDQHHSKHHHHHHHRHSSSHHNSSINQSADSGGTDNFVLISQLKEEVMSLKRLLQQRDQTILEKDKKLTELKADFQYQESNLRTKMNSMEKAHKETVEQLQAKNRELLKQVAALSKGKKFDKSGSILTSP is encoded by the exons atggcggcggcggccgcggcggccgccccggctCTTTACGCCTGCACCAAGTGCAACCAGCGCTACCCCTTCGAGGAGCTctcccagggccagcagctgtgcaag GAGTGTCGGATCGCCCACCCCATCGTGAAATGCACTTACTGCCGGTCGGAGTTCCAGCAGGAGAG CAAAACTAATACGATATGCAAGAAATGCGCCCAAAACGTGAAGCAGTTTGGAACG CCCAAGCCTTGTCAGTATTGTAACATTATTGCAGCATTTATTGGCACAAAGTGTCAGCGTTGCACCAACTCTGAGAAGAAgtacggcccaccacagacgtGCGAACAGTGTAAACAGCAGTGTGCTTTTGATCgaaaagaggagggaaggaggaag GTTGATGGAAAGTTGTTGTGTTGGCTCTGCACATTGTCCTACAAGAGAGTGctacagaagacaaaagaacagAGGAAGAGCCTAGGATCTTCACATTCTAACTCCTCATCCTCATCTCTTACTGAGAAAGACCAGCATCATTCAAAACACCATCACCACCATCATCATCGTCACAGCAGCAGTCATCATaa tagctCTATAAATCAGTCAGCAGACAGTGGAGGAACTGACAACTTTGTCCTTATAAGTCAACTGAAAGAAGAAGTAATGTCACTTAAACGTCTTCTGCAGCAAAGAGATCAGactattttagaaaaagataaaaag TTGACAGAACTGAAGGCAGACTTCCAGTACCAGGAGTCTAACTTGAGGACAAAGATGAACAGTATGGAGAAAGCTCACAAGGAAACTGTGGAACAGTTGCAG GCCAAAAACAGAGAACTGCTCAAACAGGTTGCAGCATTGTCAAAGGGTAAAAAGTTTGATAAAAGTGGGAGTATACTAACATCTCCTTGA
- the FAM76B gene encoding protein FAM76B isoform X5, whose product MAAAAAAAAPALYACTKCNQRYPFEELSQGQQLCKECRIAHPIVKCTYCRSEFQQESKTNTICKKCAQNVKQFGTPKPCQYCNIIAAFIGTKCQRCTNSEKKYGPPQTCEQCKQQCAFDRKEEGRRKVDGKLLCWLCTLSYKRVLQKTKEQRKSLGSSHSNSSSSSLTEKDQHHSKHHHHHHHRHSSSHHKISNLSPEQDQGLWKQSSSINQSADSGGTDNFVLISQLKEEVMSLKRLLQQRDQTILEKDKKLTELKADFQYQESNLRTKMNSMEKAHKETVEQLQAKNRELLKQVAALSKGKKFDKSGSILTSP is encoded by the exons atggcggcggcggccgcggcggccgccccggctCTTTACGCCTGCACCAAGTGCAACCAGCGCTACCCCTTCGAGGAGCTctcccagggccagcagctgtgcaag GAGTGTCGGATCGCCCACCCCATCGTGAAATGCACTTACTGCCGGTCGGAGTTCCAGCAGGAGAG CAAAACTAATACGATATGCAAGAAATGCGCCCAAAACGTGAAGCAGTTTGGAACG CCCAAGCCTTGTCAGTATTGTAACATTATTGCAGCATTTATTGGCACAAAGTGTCAGCGTTGCACCAACTCTGAGAAGAAgtacggcccaccacagacgtGCGAACAGTGTAAACAGCAGTGTGCTTTTGATCgaaaagaggagggaaggaggaag GTTGATGGAAAGTTGTTGTGTTGGCTCTGCACATTGTCCTACAAGAGAGTGctacagaagacaaaagaacagAGGAAGAGCCTAGGATCTTCACATTCTAACTCCTCATCCTCATCTCTTACTGAGAAAGACCAGCATCATTCAAAACACCATCACCACCATCATCATCGTCACAGCAGCAGTCATCATaa AATCAGCAATCTGAGTCCAGAACAAGATCAGGGACTATGGAAACAGAG tagctCTATAAATCAGTCAGCAGACAGTGGAGGAACTGACAACTTTGTCCTTATAAGTCAACTGAAAGAAGAAGTAATGTCACTTAAACGTCTTCTGCAGCAAAGAGATCAGactattttagaaaaagataaaaag TTGACAGAACTGAAGGCAGACTTCCAGTACCAGGAGTCTAACTTGAGGACAAAGATGAACAGTATGGAGAAAGCTCACAAGGAAACTGTGGAACAGTTGCAG GCCAAAAACAGAGAACTGCTCAAACAGGTTGCAGCATTGTCAAAGGGTAAAAAGTTTGATAAAAGTGGGAGTATACTAACATCTCCTTGA
- the FAM76B gene encoding protein FAM76B isoform X2: protein MAAAAAAAAPALYACTKCNQRYPFEELSQGQQLCKECRIAHPIVKCTYCRSEFQQESKTNTICKKCAQNVKQFGTPKPCQYCNIIAAFIGTKCQRCTNSEKKYGPPQTCEQCKQQCAFDRKEEGRRKVDGKLLCWLCTLSYKRVLQKTKEQRKSLGSSHSNSSSSSLTEKDQHHSKHHHHHHHRHSSSHHKISNLSPEQDQGLWKQSHKSSAAIQNETPKKKPKLESKPSNGDSSINQSADSGGTDNFVLISQLKEEVMSLKRLLQQRDQTILEKDKKLTELKADFQYQESNLRTKMNSMEKAHKETVEQLQAKNRELLKQVAALSKGKKFDKSGSILTSP from the exons atggcggcggcggccgcggcggccgccccggctCTTTACGCCTGCACCAAGTGCAACCAGCGCTACCCCTTCGAGGAGCTctcccagggccagcagctgtgcaag GAGTGTCGGATCGCCCACCCCATCGTGAAATGCACTTACTGCCGGTCGGAGTTCCAGCAGGAGAG CAAAACTAATACGATATGCAAGAAATGCGCCCAAAACGTGAAGCAGTTTGGAACG CCCAAGCCTTGTCAGTATTGTAACATTATTGCAGCATTTATTGGCACAAAGTGTCAGCGTTGCACCAACTCTGAGAAGAAgtacggcccaccacagacgtGCGAACAGTGTAAACAGCAGTGTGCTTTTGATCgaaaagaggagggaaggaggaag GTTGATGGAAAGTTGTTGTGTTGGCTCTGCACATTGTCCTACAAGAGAGTGctacagaagacaaaagaacagAGGAAGAGCCTAGGATCTTCACATTCTAACTCCTCATCCTCATCTCTTACTGAGAAAGACCAGCATCATTCAAAACACCATCACCACCATCATCATCGTCACAGCAGCAGTCATCATaa AATCAGCAATCTGAGTCCAGAACAAGATCAGGGACTATGGAAACAGAG cCATAAATCCTCTGCAGCTATTCAGAATGAAActccaaagaaaaaacccaaactggaATCCAAGCCATCAAATGGAGATAG ctCTATAAATCAGTCAGCAGACAGTGGAGGAACTGACAACTTTGTCCTTATAAGTCAACTGAAAGAAGAAGTAATGTCACTTAAACGTCTTCTGCAGCAAAGAGATCAGactattttagaaaaagataaaaag TTGACAGAACTGAAGGCAGACTTCCAGTACCAGGAGTCTAACTTGAGGACAAAGATGAACAGTATGGAGAAAGCTCACAAGGAAACTGTGGAACAGTTGCAG GCCAAAAACAGAGAACTGCTCAAACAGGTTGCAGCATTGTCAAAGGGTAAAAAGTTTGATAAAAGTGGGAGTATACTAACATCTCCTTGA
- the FAM76B gene encoding protein FAM76B isoform X1 gives MAAAAAAAAPALYACTKCNQRYPFEELSQGQQLCKECRIAHPIVKCTYCRSEFQQESKTNTICKKCAQNVKQFGTPKPCQYCNIIAAFIGTKCQRCTNSEKKYGPPQTCEQCKQQCAFDRKEEGRRKVDGKLLCWLCTLSYKRVLQKTKEQRKSLGSSHSNSSSSSLTEKDQHHSKHHHHHHHRHSSSHHKISNLSPEQDQGLWKQSHKSSAAIQNETPKKKPKLESKPSNGDSSSINQSADSGGTDNFVLISQLKEEVMSLKRLLQQRDQTILEKDKKLTELKADFQYQESNLRTKMNSMEKAHKETVEQLQAKNRELLKQVAALSKGKKFDKSGSILTSP, from the exons atggcggcggcggccgcggcggccgccccggctCTTTACGCCTGCACCAAGTGCAACCAGCGCTACCCCTTCGAGGAGCTctcccagggccagcagctgtgcaag GAGTGTCGGATCGCCCACCCCATCGTGAAATGCACTTACTGCCGGTCGGAGTTCCAGCAGGAGAG CAAAACTAATACGATATGCAAGAAATGCGCCCAAAACGTGAAGCAGTTTGGAACG CCCAAGCCTTGTCAGTATTGTAACATTATTGCAGCATTTATTGGCACAAAGTGTCAGCGTTGCACCAACTCTGAGAAGAAgtacggcccaccacagacgtGCGAACAGTGTAAACAGCAGTGTGCTTTTGATCgaaaagaggagggaaggaggaag GTTGATGGAAAGTTGTTGTGTTGGCTCTGCACATTGTCCTACAAGAGAGTGctacagaagacaaaagaacagAGGAAGAGCCTAGGATCTTCACATTCTAACTCCTCATCCTCATCTCTTACTGAGAAAGACCAGCATCATTCAAAACACCATCACCACCATCATCATCGTCACAGCAGCAGTCATCATaa AATCAGCAATCTGAGTCCAGAACAAGATCAGGGACTATGGAAACAGAG cCATAAATCCTCTGCAGCTATTCAGAATGAAActccaaagaaaaaacccaaactggaATCCAAGCCATCAAATGGAGATAG tagctCTATAAATCAGTCAGCAGACAGTGGAGGAACTGACAACTTTGTCCTTATAAGTCAACTGAAAGAAGAAGTAATGTCACTTAAACGTCTTCTGCAGCAAAGAGATCAGactattttagaaaaagataaaaag TTGACAGAACTGAAGGCAGACTTCCAGTACCAGGAGTCTAACTTGAGGACAAAGATGAACAGTATGGAGAAAGCTCACAAGGAAACTGTGGAACAGTTGCAG GCCAAAAACAGAGAACTGCTCAAACAGGTTGCAGCATTGTCAAAGGGTAAAAAGTTTGATAAAAGTGGGAGTATACTAACATCTCCTTGA
- the CEP57 gene encoding centrosomal protein of 57 kDa, which translates to MAARSSQRTDDLHKTHNSESATDGLSATSFIEYPKYKPFINSDLLRSPRKPVIPYPESNSRAIFSALKNLQEKIHRLELERLQAEENVKHLSRETADYKKVLSEQMQHKEHDKTEVSKKNQELASQLAAAESRCSLLEKQLDYMRKMIQHAENEKSHLLEKQGSLETDRLLDQSHVQSKLEKLDMLEKEYSRLTTMQSIAEKKMKELEHKLQEEEHARKLVQEKAAELQTGLETNRLLIQAASPLLSPKARKPRKKTKQPEKKGSLTSHLTTQPHYRLCLGDVPFVAGKSTSPSHSVGANVQHVLHLMKQHTKALCNSRVVSDTPLAKPISTGHPANKSRKSSVPKDSSSSQEELSEVLLTLQDEFGQMSFDHQQLSKLVQEAPTVAVREDLERELEALVGKMEAKADQISKVRRHRLQLEKLKRECKSRKTSAKQIKDSRFPVSEVKVTTTVTAKGKNAGPVKVKPGEKSRKNLQLLRDMQTIQTSLQKDDISWDY; encoded by the exons ATGGCGGCGCGCAGCAGTCAGCGCACG gatgATCTGCACAAAACTCATAACTCCGAGTCGGCCACAGATGGACTCTCTGCAACTTCATTTATAGAATATCCAAAGTACAAGCCATTTATTAATTCAGATTTGCTGCGCTCCCCACGGAAACCAGTAATTCCATATCCTGAAAGCAACAGCAGAG CAatattttctgctctgaagaaTCTCCAGGAAAAAATTCATCGACTGGAGTTGGAACGGCTTCAGGCAGAGGAGAATGTAAAACACCTCAGCAGGGAAACAGCAGACTATAAAAAAGTACTGAGTGAACAAATGCAGCACAAAGAGCATGACAAGACTGAAGtgtcaaagaaaaatcaag AACTGGCTTCTCAGCTCGCAGCTGCTGAGTCTCGGTGCAGTCTGTTGGAGAAACAACTGGACTACATGAGAAAAATGATCCAGCatgcagaaaatgagaagtCACATCTCTTGGAGAAACAG GGTTCATTGGAGACAGATCGGCTTCTTGATCAGTCACATGTTCAGTCTAAATTGGAAAAGCTGGATATGCTGGAAAAAGAGTACAGCCGACTTACAACAATGCAGTCCATAGCAGAG aaaaaaatgaaagagctggAACACAAGCTTCAGGAGGAAGAACATGCAAGGAAGCTTGttcaggaaaaagcagctgag CTTCAAACAGGCCTGGAAACCAACAGACTACTGATTCAAGCAGCATCACCGTTGCTTTctccaaaagcaagaaaacccaggaaaaagacaaagcagCCAGAGAAG aaaggCTCTCTTACAAGCCATCTCACTACACAGCCCCATTACAGACTGTGTCTGGGCGATGTACCCTTTGTAGCTGGAAAG tctACCAGTCCCAGTCATTCAGTTGGTGCCAATGTGCAACATGTCCTACACCTGATGAAACAACACACAAAAGCTTTGTGTAACAGTCGTGTGGTAAGTGATACTCCACTAGCAAAACCCATCAGTACTGGTCATCCTGccaacaaaagcagaaagtcGTCAGTGCCAAAGGACTCTTCTTCATCCCAGGAAGAGCTCTCGGAAGTGTTGCTGACTTTACAAGATGAATTTGGACAGATGAGTTT TGATCACCAGCAGCTGTCCAAGCTTGTCCAGGAAGCCCCAACCGTTGCAGTGAGGGAAGATCTGGAGAGGGAACTTGAGGCACTGGTGGGAAAGATGGAAGCAAAGGCAGACCAGATCAGCAAAGTCCGGAGGCATCGGTTGCAG CTAGAGAAACTTAAGAGAGAATGCAAGTCCAGAAAGACTTCTGctaaacaaataaaagacaGCAGGTTCCCTGTTAGTGAGGTTAAAGTAACAACTACagtaacagcaaaaggaaagaatgcTGGTCCGGTCAAAGTGAAACCTGGAGAGAAGAGTCGGAAGAATCTTCAGTTGCTGAGAGACATGCAGACCATACAGACTTCGCTACAGAAAGATGACATCAGCTGGGACTACTGA